A window of Chitinophagales bacterium contains these coding sequences:
- a CDS encoding efflux RND transporter periplasmic adaptor subunit, with product MKQKFLSSLVILTAAIIWLSSCSSKGSAETAQAEETKTEEADMVDLSEDQFKTVNIQYGTIEDKNLSSVIRASGVLDVPPQQLLTVSSPYGGTLKSTDLLQGKPVVKGEVIAVLENPEFIQLQQDYLDYKSQLVYLKEELERQQELAKENVNAKKTLQKASSEYNSMTARVQGLKSKLQLININPEKINPGNISGKAIIYAPISGYVTKVLVNIGKFVNANQELFEIVDTRHLHAELIIFEKDVPKLKIGQKIRFVLNNETKERFAEVHLIGREISAERTVRVHGHLLQEDKNLLPGMYLKAIVETGVAATTALPDKAIVQSAGKSYIFIAADETKEETKPADGKKDEATEKHIPFKRIEVTTGVSENGYTEVILPEGFDRNSKVVINGAYDLLSKMNNVEEEE from the coding sequence ATGAAACAGAAATTTTTAAGTTCACTTGTTATACTCACTGCGGCCATTATATGGCTTTCATCCTGCTCTTCCAAAGGAAGTGCTGAAACTGCCCAGGCTGAAGAAACTAAAACCGAAGAGGCGGACATGGTGGATTTGTCGGAAGACCAGTTCAAAACCGTCAATATTCAGTATGGCACTATAGAAGATAAAAATCTCAGCAGCGTTATCAGGGCATCGGGAGTACTGGATGTCCCTCCACAGCAGCTATTAACAGTTTCTTCACCCTATGGAGGTACATTAAAAAGTACCGACTTGTTGCAAGGTAAACCGGTAGTAAAAGGCGAAGTAATAGCAGTACTCGAAAACCCAGAATTTATCCAGCTTCAGCAGGATTATCTGGATTATAAGAGCCAGTTGGTATATCTGAAAGAAGAATTAGAACGGCAACAGGAACTGGCAAAAGAAAATGTAAATGCAAAAAAAACATTGCAAAAAGCCAGCAGTGAGTACAATAGTATGACGGCAAGGGTGCAGGGTTTAAAGTCAAAACTGCAACTCATCAACATTAATCCTGAGAAAATTAATCCGGGAAACATCTCCGGCAAGGCAATTATTTATGCCCCTATATCCGGTTATGTTACTAAGGTATTGGTGAACATAGGAAAGTTTGTAAACGCTAACCAGGAGCTATTTGAAATTGTAGATACCCGCCATCTTCATGCAGAACTTATCATTTTTGAAAAAGATGTTCCGAAATTAAAAATCGGTCAGAAAATACGTTTTGTATTGAATAATGAAACAAAGGAACGTTTTGCAGAAGTGCATTTAATTGGCCGTGAAATCAGTGCCGAAAGAACAGTTCGGGTGCATGGACATCTGTTGCAGGAAGATAAAAATCTGTTGCCGGGCATGTATTTGAAAGCAATAGTGGAAACTGGTGTTGCAGCCACCACTGCATTGCCTGATAAGGCAATAGTACAATCAGCAGGCAAGTCATACATTTTTATTGCGGCAGATGAAACAAAAGAAGAAACCAAACCTGCTGATGGGAAAAAGGATGAGGCTACTGAAAAGCATATTCCTTTTAAAAGAATTGAAGTAACAACAGGTGTTTCGGAAAATGGTTATACC
- a CDS encoding CusA/CzcA family heavy metal efflux RND transporter, translated as MLNKIIQFSIKNKLVIGLFTLALIIWGVYSANKLPIDAVPDITNNQVQVITLSPSLAAQEVEQLISFPVEQTMATIPEVQEIRSISRFGLSVVTVVFHDDANIYWARQQVGERLIEARNQIPNNIGNPEMAPISTGLGEIYQYVLHAKKGYEDKYDAMSLRTIQDWIVRRQLLGTPGIADVSSFGGLLKQYEIALNTDKLRSYNLSIADVFNALEKNNQNTGGAYIDKKPNAYFIRSEGFIKTTTDIEKIVVTRTSGGSPVLVRDIATVQLGHATQYGALTRNAEGEVVGGIVLMLKGANSSIVINSVKDKIIQIQKSLPEGVVIEPFLDRSALVSRAIGTVKTNLIEGALIVIFVLVVFLGNFRSGLIVASVIPLAMLFAISLMNLFGVSGNLMSLGAIDFGLIVDGAVIIVEATMHQLGHRKPGRLTQDQLDDEVYKSAGKMMNSAAFGQIIILIVYLPILALVGIEGKMFGPMAQTVSFAILGAFLLSLTYVPMMSALVLSKKISHKENLSDKMMKFFQRLYTPLIRGALKMKLLVVSIAVGVFIISLLIFRTLGGEFIPTLEEGDFAVETRLLTGSSLSQTIDKITQASDLLMKKFPEVKEVIGKIGASEIPTDPMPIEACDITILLKDKKEWTSAHNREELAEMMQKELEKIPGVSYGLSQPIQLRFNELISGVRQDVGIKIFGEDLDVLADLAKKIGVIVPTVKGAEDLYIEQVTGLPQIVVKLNRDKIAQFGLNVEDVNRTISAAFAGEAAGIVYEGEKRFDMVVRLEKTGRQNIDDVKGLFVAAPDGNQIPLEQVADVNLQLGPNQIQREDAKRRIIVGFNTRGRDISSVVKEMREKIEKQVKMPPGYFITYGGQFKNLEEANKRLSVAVPVALALILLLLFFTFGSIKYSLLIFTAIPMSAIGGVFALWFRGMPFSISAGVGFIALFGVAVLNGIVLISEFNRLKKEGMTDINDIVLKGTSVRLRPVLMTAMVASLGFLPMALSKGSGAEVQKPLATVVIGGLITATFLTLVVLPVLYTWFEKIKPKAKKSSPAKGLASLLILFLASSFAANAQQSKTVINLNDAVASAMKNNPLVKVGTLDISYQQQLKKTVKDYGKTNVGLTFGQYNSRIAYDNNFNINQGIPNPAYFKSLIRLSESNIKSSELQLKIYQTELAANTKTSYYQLSFWIEEIRLLKELLAIYENVLKASALRYKTGETNALENYNAQSKVNEIKAQLRNAEEDYRIELNRLKVFTADSSVTGITDTSLVEKQIQVNFDTAAIASNPTLAFIKQQIDIANREKAVEQSRLKPDFSAGYFNQSLVGYQTVNGADKYYGVGRRFQGVNLGISIPIFARAQKEKVKAAEVNRVRREAELTNYQYNLQAELTRLFGELQKQRVQINYYRNTALPQANLIITQAQKAFTAGEIGYYELTQSLNNAVVVKQEYTKLLNQYNQTVIAIEFIGGIN; from the coding sequence ATGCTCAATAAAATCATTCAATTCTCCATAAAAAATAAATTGGTCATTGGCCTTTTTACACTGGCTCTAATAATATGGGGCGTTTATTCGGCAAATAAATTGCCGATTGATGCCGTGCCTGATATCACCAATAACCAGGTACAGGTAATTACGCTGAGCCCATCATTAGCAGCACAGGAAGTAGAACAGCTAATTTCCTTCCCGGTGGAGCAAACAATGGCGACCATTCCGGAAGTGCAGGAAATCCGTTCCATATCCAGGTTTGGATTATCCGTAGTTACTGTTGTATTTCATGATGATGCCAATATTTATTGGGCCCGTCAGCAAGTAGGTGAACGGCTGATAGAAGCCCGTAACCAGATACCCAATAATATCGGCAACCCGGAAATGGCTCCTATCTCAACAGGATTAGGTGAAATTTATCAATATGTTTTACATGCCAAAAAAGGGTATGAAGATAAGTATGATGCCATGTCGCTCCGTACTATACAGGACTGGATAGTCCGTCGTCAGTTGCTTGGCACACCCGGCATTGCTGATGTAAGCAGCTTTGGGGGTCTTTTAAAGCAATATGAAATTGCATTGAATACAGATAAGCTTCGTAGCTATAATCTATCTATAGCAGATGTATTTAATGCCCTTGAAAAAAATAATCAAAATACAGGTGGGGCCTATATCGACAAAAAACCTAATGCCTACTTTATCCGCAGCGAAGGATTTATTAAAACAACCACTGACATTGAAAAAATTGTAGTTACAAGAACGTCCGGCGGTTCGCCTGTACTTGTCAGGGATATTGCAACGGTACAGTTGGGTCATGCTACGCAATACGGGGCATTAACCCGTAATGCAGAAGGAGAAGTAGTTGGTGGCATTGTATTAATGCTCAAGGGAGCAAATTCCAGCATTGTAATTAACAGTGTAAAAGATAAAATAATCCAAATTCAGAAAAGCTTGCCTGAAGGTGTAGTTATTGAACCCTTTCTTGACAGAAGTGCTTTAGTTAGCAGGGCGATTGGAACTGTAAAAACGAACCTTATTGAAGGGGCTTTGATTGTGATTTTTGTATTGGTGGTTTTTCTTGGCAATTTCCGTTCAGGGTTGATAGTGGCTTCCGTAATTCCACTTGCCATGCTTTTTGCTATTTCATTGATGAACTTGTTTGGTGTATCTGGAAACCTGATGAGTTTAGGCGCTATTGACTTTGGTTTGATTGTGGACGGAGCAGTGATTATTGTGGAAGCAACCATGCACCAGTTAGGCCATCGAAAACCCGGAAGGCTGACACAAGACCAATTGGATGATGAAGTATACAAGTCAGCAGGCAAAATGATGAATTCTGCTGCATTTGGTCAAATCATTATTTTAATTGTGTACCTGCCTATTCTTGCACTGGTCGGCATTGAAGGAAAAATGTTTGGCCCGATGGCGCAAACTGTTTCATTCGCCATACTCGGCGCATTCCTGCTTTCACTTACTTATGTGCCCATGATGAGTGCCCTTGTTCTAAGTAAGAAAATAAGCCACAAAGAAAATCTTTCTGATAAGATGATGAAGTTTTTCCAGCGGCTTTATACGCCATTAATACGTGGCGCACTGAAGATGAAACTACTGGTAGTGAGTATCGCCGTTGGTGTATTTATAATCAGCCTGCTTATTTTTAGAACATTAGGCGGCGAATTTATTCCAACATTGGAAGAAGGAGATTTTGCGGTGGAAACAAGGTTGTTAACAGGTAGCTCATTAAGCCAGACAATTGATAAAATAACGCAGGCTTCCGATTTACTGATGAAGAAGTTCCCTGAAGTAAAAGAAGTAATTGGAAAGATTGGCGCTTCTGAAATACCAACCGACCCTATGCCCATAGAAGCATGTGACATTACCATTCTTTTAAAAGATAAAAAGGAATGGACCAGTGCACATAACCGGGAAGAGTTGGCTGAAATGATGCAAAAGGAACTGGAAAAAATTCCCGGTGTTTCCTATGGGTTATCTCAACCCATCCAGCTTCGTTTTAATGAATTGATTTCGGGTGTGCGCCAGGATGTAGGGATTAAAATATTTGGGGAAGACCTTGATGTGTTGGCAGACCTGGCAAAAAAAATCGGTGTGATTGTACCTACGGTAAAAGGTGCAGAAGATTTATATATAGAACAGGTAACCGGGCTACCGCAGATTGTGGTTAAACTAAACAGGGATAAGATTGCACAGTTTGGTTTAAATGTAGAAGATGTAAATCGTACAATCAGCGCTGCATTTGCCGGGGAAGCTGCCGGTATTGTTTATGAAGGCGAGAAACGGTTTGATATGGTAGTGCGGTTAGAAAAGACAGGCCGCCAGAATATTGATGATGTTAAAGGTTTATTTGTTGCGGCACCTGATGGTAACCAGATTCCATTGGAACAGGTAGCGGATGTCAATTTGCAGTTAGGGCCTAACCAGATACAACGTGAAGATGCAAAGAGAAGAATTATTGTCGGCTTTAATACAAGAGGCAGGGACATCTCATCTGTTGTAAAAGAAATGCGGGAAAAAATTGAGAAACAGGTTAAAATGCCACCCGGTTATTTTATCACTTATGGCGGGCAATTTAAAAACCTCGAAGAAGCCAACAAAAGGCTATCTGTTGCTGTTCCGGTTGCATTGGCATTAATCCTCTTGCTACTTTTCTTTACGTTTGGTTCTATCAAATATTCCTTACTCATTTTTACCGCTATCCCCATGAGTGCTATTGGCGGCGTATTTGCCTTATGGTTCAGGGGTATGCCATTCAGCATTTCAGCCGGTGTTGGTTTTATTGCGCTGTTTGGGGTGGCGGTATTAAATGGCATCGTCCTTATCAGCGAGTTCAATCGTTTAAAAAAAGAAGGCATGACAGATATAAATGATATTGTTTTAAAAGGAACGTCGGTCAGGTTGAGGCCTGTGTTAATGACTGCAATGGTTGCATCATTAGGTTTTTTACCGATGGCATTATCCAAAGGTTCGGGAGCGGAAGTTCAAAAACCTTTAGCGACTGTTGTAATAGGCGGATTGATTACTGCCACATTTCTTACGTTGGTAGTTTTGCCGGTGTTATACACTTGGTTTGAAAAGATAAAACCGAAAGCTAAAAAATCATCCCCTGCTAAAGGCTTGGCCTCATTGCTCATCCTGTTTTTAGCTTCGTCATTTGCTGCAAATGCTCAGCAATCAAAGACCGTCATAAATCTTAATGATGCAGTTGCATCGGCAATGAAGAATAATCCCTTGGTAAAAGTAGGAACGCTGGATATAAGTTACCAGCAGCAGTTGAAAAAAACAGTAAAGGATTATGGTAAAACAAATGTCGGTCTCACCTTTGGTCAGTACAACAGTCGTATTGCTTATGATAATAATTTCAATATTAATCAAGGCATACCCAACCCTGCTTACTTCAAAAGTCTCATAAGGCTATCCGAATCTAATATTAAAAGCAGTGAGTTGCAACTGAAAATTTATCAAACTGAACTGGCGGCAAATACTAAAACATCCTACTACCAGTTAAGTTTTTGGATAGAGGAAATAAGATTATTAAAAGAGTTGCTCGCTATTTACGAAAATGTATTGAAGGCATCTGCGTTGCGATACAAAACGGGTGAAACAAATGCATTGGAAAATTATAATGCTCAAAGCAAAGTGAATGAGATAAAAGCGCAATTGAGAAATGCAGAAGAAGATTACCGTATTGAATTAAACCGGCTGAAAGTGTTTACTGCAGATTCTTCTGTTACGGGTATTACCGACACTTCACTTGTTGAAAAACAGATACAGGTAAATTTTGATACTGCTGCAATTGCTTCTAACCCTACACTTGCATTTATTAAACAGCAGATTGATATTGCTAACAGAGAAAAAGCTGTTGAGCAGTCAAGATTAAAACCTGATTTCTCGGCAGGCTATTTCAACCAGTCTTTAGTAGGTTATCAAACTGTGAATGGAGCTGATAAATATTATGGAGTTGGCCGCCGTTTCCAGGGTGTTAATCTGGGTATCAGTATTCCCATATTTGCCAGGGCACAAAAAGAAAAAGTAAAAGCGGCAGAAGTAAACCGGGTGCGCCGTGAAGCGGAACTGACAAATTATCAATACAACCTGCAGGCAGAATTAACAAGGCTGTTTGGCGAATTGCAAAAACAAAGAGTTCAAATCAACTACTACCGTAATACAGCGTTACCGCAGGCGAATCTCATTATTACCCAGGCGCAAAAAGCTTTTACTGCCGGAGAAATCGGTTATTATGAACTGACGCAATCACTCAACAATGCTGTTGTTGTAAAACAGGAATACACTAAACTTTTAAACCAATACAATCAAACCGTCATTGCTATCGAATTTATCGGCGGCATCAATTAA
- a CDS encoding copper-translocating P-type ATPase: MTLVPLSKPKDGATHSSHSSGIADFKKRFYVVLILTIPIMLLSEMIQHWLNIHISFPGSKYVLLILSSVVFFYGGWPFLKGLVGEMRAKNPGMMTLVAFAISVAYIYSVATVFGLKGMDFFWELATLILIMLLGHWIEMKSVAGASRELELLVQLMPDDAHLVNGDKITDVKTESLIENDVILIKPGEKVAADGVIADGESYLNESMLTGESKPVEKTKGDKVIAGSINGNGAIKVSVSHGAKDSYLSQVIKLVQDAQKSKSKTQLIADTAARWLTLIAIVAGITTFLVWYLSGKDLAFSIERMVTVIVICCPHALGLAVPLVVAKSTALSAKHGLLIKNRTAFENARKITTLVFDKTGTLTVGKFQVVRYVTHNDKYTQEQVLQYAAALEQNSEHPIATGITAKAKELNLVLPAVIGFEAITGKGITGIIDRKDVMVVSPGYLKEKFSFLTKEDMVKAEETLVFVLIDDDIAGSIALADEIRPESFEAIKTLRQNNIKSILLTGDNATVAKGVSDRLGMDSFFAEVLPHQKLEKIKELQDKGEYVAMTGDGVNDAPALAQANVGIAVGSGSDIAAETAGIVLVNSNPKDVVSLIQFGKATYRKMIQNLVWATGYNVVALPLAAGVLYKMGILLSPAAGAVLMSVSTVVVAINASMLKVK, from the coding sequence ATGACTTTAGTCCCCCTTTCCAAACCAAAAGATGGAGCAACACATTCTTCCCATTCATCAGGCATAGCCGATTTTAAAAAACGATTTTATGTTGTTTTGATTCTAACCATTCCCATCATGCTGCTATCAGAAATGATTCAGCATTGGTTAAATATTCATATCAGCTTCCCCGGTTCAAAATATGTATTGCTTATTTTATCTTCTGTTGTATTTTTTTATGGCGGCTGGCCTTTTCTAAAAGGATTGGTTGGAGAAATGCGGGCAAAAAATCCCGGCATGATGACATTGGTTGCCTTTGCCATATCAGTAGCATATATCTACAGTGTGGCAACTGTGTTTGGATTAAAGGGAATGGATTTCTTTTGGGAACTGGCTACGCTAATTCTTATCATGTTATTAGGTCATTGGATTGAAATGAAATCTGTTGCAGGTGCATCAAGAGAGTTAGAGTTATTGGTGCAGTTGATGCCTGACGATGCACATTTGGTAAATGGTGATAAGATAACAGATGTAAAAACAGAATCGCTGATAGAGAATGATGTAATACTTATAAAGCCCGGTGAGAAGGTTGCTGCAGATGGTGTTATAGCGGATGGTGAAAGTTATCTCAATGAATCCATGCTTACAGGCGAATCAAAACCTGTTGAAAAAACAAAAGGGGATAAAGTTATTGCTGGTTCTATCAATGGTAACGGGGCCATAAAAGTTTCTGTATCACATGGAGCAAAAGACTCTTACTTATCGCAGGTTATAAAACTGGTACAGGATGCACAAAAATCAAAATCCAAAACTCAATTGATTGCAGATACTGCGGCAAGATGGCTTACACTTATTGCCATTGTAGCAGGTATCACTACATTCCTTGTATGGTATTTATCCGGAAAAGATTTGGCGTTTTCCATTGAGAGAATGGTAACGGTAATTGTTATTTGCTGCCCCCATGCTTTAGGATTGGCAGTTCCATTGGTTGTGGCAAAATCGACAGCACTATCAGCAAAACATGGTTTACTGATAAAGAACAGAACTGCCTTTGAAAATGCAAGAAAGATAACTACGCTGGTGTTTGATAAAACAGGAACCCTAACAGTTGGAAAATTTCAGGTGGTACGTTATGTAACGCATAATGATAAATATACCCAGGAACAGGTACTCCAATACGCAGCGGCACTCGAACAGAATTCGGAACATCCCATTGCAACTGGCATAACAGCCAAAGCAAAAGAGCTGAATCTTGTACTTCCTGCCGTTATAGGTTTTGAAGCTATCACGGGAAAAGGTATAACTGGAATAATTGACAGAAAAGATGTAATGGTGGTTAGCCCCGGCTATTTGAAAGAAAAGTTTTCATTTCTTACAAAGGAAGATATGGTTAAGGCGGAAGAGACTCTTGTATTTGTATTAATTGATGATGATATTGCTGGCTCCATTGCATTGGCTGATGAGATAAGACCTGAATCTTTTGAGGCAATAAAAACACTGCGTCAGAATAATATTAAATCAATTTTATTGACTGGTGATAATGCAACAGTGGCTAAAGGGGTAAGCGACCGTTTAGGCATGGATAGTTTTTTTGCGGAAGTATTACCACATCAGAAATTAGAAAAAATAAAAGAACTGCAGGACAAAGGTGAATATGTTGCCATGACAGGTGATGGAGTAAACGACGCTCCTGCTTTAGCACAGGCCAATGTAGGCATAGCAGTTGGTTCAGGTTCTGATATTGCCGCCGAAACAGCCGGGATTGTACTGGTTAACAGCAATCCCAAAGATGTTGTTTCATTGATTCAGTTTGGTAAGGCCACTTACAGAAAGATGATTCAGAATTTAGTGTGGGCTACAGGTTATAATGTAGTGGCTTTACCATTGGCGGCTGGTGTGCTATACAAAATGGGAATATTGTTAAGCCCTGCTGCCGGTGCCGTTTTAATGAGTGTAAGTACCGTTGTGGTAGCTATTAATGCAAGTATGCTGAAAGTAAAATAG
- a CDS encoding nuclear transport factor 2 family protein, protein MKNIFIAICLFCLTAISFAQNKDAGTDREAIKQFMNNRDTMPNLIESKNIDAVKKALKRYNSAIESLDVTGTERFFTADSKICESGNNEGSYAHYQEHHLAPELKEFKSFSFSDYQVDVLIDGNYAFTTESYNYSIVIAKDNSEVKRKGLTTSVLKKVKGQWLIMISHNSSRKPV, encoded by the coding sequence ATGAAAAACATATTCATAGCAATATGCTTGTTCTGTCTCACCGCAATATCGTTTGCACAAAACAAAGATGCTGGTACTGACAGAGAGGCAATAAAACAATTCATGAATAACAGGGACACCATGCCCAACCTTATTGAAAGCAAAAACATTGATGCAGTAAAAAAAGCATTGAAAAGATATAACAGTGCTATAGAATCCCTGGATGTAACGGGTACGGAAAGGTTCTTTACTGCCGATTCTAAAATTTGCGAATCAGGCAATAATGAAGGAAGTTATGCTCATTACCAGGAACATCATCTTGCACCTGAATTAAAGGAGTTTAAATCTTTTAGTTTCAGCGATTATCAGGTGGATGTACTGATTGATGGAAATTATGCTTTTACTACTGAATCTTACAATTATAGCATTGTTATTGCTAAAGACAATTCTGAAGTAAAGCGCAAAGGACTTACCACATCGGTCTTAAAGAAGGTGAAAGGCCAATGGCTGATTATGATTAGTCACAATTCTTCACGAAAACCGGTATAA
- a CDS encoding type II restriction endonuclease has protein sequence MTNLTQIIQQYKCDTQSVYNTWFVDNDQRLKAFRTIRRGVLQVIEDIKNKSFPNDFKNSSLEFVLNCIAEQKQIFVGVAHPFYWKPKLRIPDIYENQNNKTAFGQFLENCINAKSQEQIIKEIVHLDSLKIKGLGPAVASILYYLHPSLFPPFNTAIVNGFNVLFNDRKKLGSWSEYLKIREILIETNTKHKADLSNDLGAIAGLCFEIGTQKMMIGSDEYLSEDERIKFEKSVEKRQKEIQEEKQEENLHTEMQYHLLKIGSSLGYDVVPASNDKSKNHCGNNFSFLSLAQCPELNTDKDTQNTIRLIDVLWFQKGTNNVIGAFEVEKSTSIYSGILRITDLHYSIADGDEVFYLIIPDSREKDVVLQLSRPAIKNSAINIKYILFSELRKNCDAICKFGSDSSIMEKISKTVKGN, from the coding sequence ATGACTAATCTTACTCAAATCATTCAGCAGTACAAGTGCGACACACAAAGTGTTTACAATACATGGTTTGTTGATAACGACCAGCGGTTAAAGGCTTTTCGGACTATACGCCGAGGTGTGTTGCAGGTTATTGAAGACATTAAGAATAAATCGTTTCCTAATGATTTTAAAAACAGCAGCCTTGAATTTGTATTGAATTGCATTGCAGAACAAAAGCAGATTTTTGTTGGTGTGGCACATCCATTTTACTGGAAGCCGAAATTACGAATACCAGATATTTACGAGAACCAGAATAACAAAACAGCTTTTGGCCAGTTTCTTGAAAATTGTATCAACGCCAAAAGTCAGGAGCAAATAATAAAGGAGATTGTGCACCTTGATAGTTTGAAAATTAAAGGTCTTGGCCCGGCAGTAGCCAGCATCCTGTATTACCTGCATCCTTCTTTATTCCCTCCATTCAATACTGCTATAGTAAATGGCTTTAATGTTTTGTTTAATGATAGGAAGAAGTTGGGTAGTTGGAGCGAATATTTAAAAATCAGAGAAATACTAATTGAGACCAATACAAAACATAAAGCAGACCTTTCAAACGATTTAGGTGCTATTGCCGGACTATGTTTTGAAATTGGAACTCAAAAAATGATGATTGGAAGTGATGAGTATTTAAGTGAAGATGAAAGAATAAAGTTTGAAAAGTCTGTTGAGAAGAGACAAAAGGAAATTCAGGAGGAAAAGCAGGAAGAAAACCTGCATACCGAAATGCAGTATCACCTGCTGAAAATAGGCTCTTCGTTAGGATATGATGTGGTGCCCGCAAGTAACGATAAAAGCAAAAACCATTGTGGTAATAATTTCTCTTTTCTTTCCCTTGCACAATGTCCCGAACTAAACACTGATAAGGATACACAGAATACTATCCGCCTCATTGACGTATTATGGTTTCAAAAAGGCACTAATAATGTTATCGGGGCTTTTGAGGTAGAGAAAAGTACCAGTATTTATTCGGGCATACTCAGGATTACCGATTTGCATTACAGCATAGCCGATGGGGATGAGGTGTTCTACCTGATAATACCCGACAGCAGGGAAAAGGATGTGGTACTGCAATTGTCAAGACCAGCAATAAAAAATTCAGCAATCAATATTAAATACATCTTGTTTTCAGAGCTAAGAAAGAACTGTGATGCCATTTGCAAATTTGGCTCAGACAGTTCAATAATGGAAAAGATTTCAAAAACTGTAAAAGGCAATTAA
- a CDS encoding DUF2911 domain-containing protein, translated as MKKYYVTTILSAILFLMFHSASAQKTEAVCYNPNIIKDTTKKSIKSMAYSIVGVDSIKINYHSPGVRKRIIWGGLVPYDEVWVTGAHDATTLEVPKAFVVNGKEIPAGKYAFFTIPGKKEWTVIINKNWEQHLASEYDEKDDIVRVKVKPKKNEHTERLQYFIESATDKNGKIAVAWEKLKVEILFGLK; from the coding sequence ATGAAGAAGTATTATGTAACAACAATTTTATCAGCCATCCTCTTTCTGATGTTTCATTCTGCTTCAGCTCAGAAAACAGAAGCAGTTTGTTATAATCCGAATATCATAAAAGATACGACTAAGAAAAGTATCAAGTCAATGGCTTATTCTATAGTAGGAGTAGATAGTATAAAAATCAACTATCATTCACCCGGAGTTCGCAAAAGAATTATTTGGGGCGGCCTTGTTCCCTATGATGAAGTGTGGGTGACCGGCGCACATGATGCAACTACATTGGAAGTCCCAAAAGCATTTGTTGTAAATGGTAAAGAAATACCGGCAGGTAAGTATGCCTTCTTTACTATCCCCGGTAAAAAAGAGTGGACAGTAATTATCAATAAAAACTGGGAGCAGCATCTTGCGTCGGAGTATGATGAAAAAGATGATATAGTAAGGGTGAAAGTGAAGCCTAAGAAAAATGAGCATACTGAACGATTGCAGTATTTCATTGAATCAGCAACTGACAAAAATGGAAAGATTGCAGTAGCATGGGAAAAATTAAAAGTTGAGATTTTATTTGGCCTAAAATGA
- a CDS encoding class I SAM-dependent methyltransferase, which translates to MSEAKFVSALRFKWLTPLYDFFVGATMPEVSIKQSLINIAYLTDGAAVLDFGCGTATLTIMAKEHRPAINITGIDIDKTILNKAEEKIIQKGLDIKLTDYNGERLPFEDNSFDRIISCLVFHHLETPVKQKVLAEIFRVTKNNGQLFIADFGRSESWYQRLLFNMIRGLDGFKPTSANAKGLIPSLIAGAGFINPVIKKKFKTVFGEVQIFKAIKQ; encoded by the coding sequence ATGTCAGAAGCAAAATTTGTATCTGCATTACGTTTCAAATGGCTTACCCCATTATATGATTTTTTTGTGGGAGCCACAATGCCAGAAGTAAGTATAAAGCAATCATTGATAAATATTGCTTATTTAACTGATGGGGCTGCTGTTTTGGATTTTGGGTGTGGTACAGCTACTCTTACTATTATGGCCAAAGAACATCGTCCTGCAATTAATATAACCGGGATTGATATTGATAAAACAATATTGAATAAAGCGGAAGAAAAAATTATTCAGAAAGGGCTGGATATAAAACTAACTGACTACAATGGTGAAAGGCTTCCATTTGAAGATAACAGTTTTGACCGTATTATATCCTGCCTTGTGTTTCATCATTTAGAAACTCCGGTGAAGCAAAAGGTTCTTGCAGAAATATTCAGAGTAACTAAAAACAATGGGCAGCTTTTCATTGCGGACTTTGGCAGGTCTGAGTCCTGGTATCAGCGACTCCTTTTTAACATGATTCGTGGTTTGGACGGTTTTAAACCTACCAGCGCCAATGCAAAGGGATTGATACCTTCGTTAATTGCAGGTGCAGGATTTATAAACCCGGTTATTAAGAAAAAATTCAAAACAGTTTTTGGAGAAGTTCAAATATTCAAAGCAATAAAACAATAA